A window of the Euzebya pacifica genome harbors these coding sequences:
- the lepA gene encoding translation elongation factor 4, whose protein sequence is MTYPIERIRNFAIIAHVDHGKSTLADRMLQVTELVSERDMRAQYLDKMDIERERGITIKAQAVRMPYKSKDGGEYLLNLIDTPGHVDFSYEVSRAMNACEGAILLVDAAQGMEAQTIANLYLAIDAGLEVIPVLNKIDLPAARPEEVAKEICALLGGEPEDILKVSAKTGIGVPEVLEQVVDRVPPPSGDPEAPTQALIFDSIFDAYRGVIVYARVVQGRMHPGEKIRMMATEFEGVIDELGVTSPEAIPINELGPGEVGYLTAAIKGVGEAKVGDTITLAGKHAAPSPLPGYREPTPMVFSGLYPVDSADFPDLRDALDKLQLNDASFNFEPETSVALGFGFRAGFLGLLHMEIISERLDREFNIPLVTTAPNVAYTVTLNSGEVLKVSNPADLPDPNQIDHIEEPMVDAMIYLPSEYVGAVMQLCEKRRGTMLKMDYLTEERVELRYRLPLAEIVFDFFDRLKSSTRGYASLDYEPADMQVANLVKVDVLLNGEPVDAFSSIVHRDKAYEYGKAMVSKLKELIPRQMFDVPIQAAIGSKIISRETVKARRKDVLAKCYGGDISRKRKLLEKQKEGKKKMKAVGMVEIPQEAFVAALSLGGD, encoded by the coding sequence ATGACCTACCCCATCGAGCGCATCCGCAACTTCGCGATCATCGCCCACGTCGACCACGGAAAGTCGACGTTGGCCGACCGCATGCTGCAGGTGACCGAGCTCGTTTCCGAGCGCGACATGCGTGCCCAGTACCTCGACAAGATGGACATCGAGCGCGAGCGCGGGATCACCATCAAGGCGCAGGCCGTCCGGATGCCGTACAAGTCCAAGGACGGCGGGGAGTACCTGCTGAACCTGATCGACACGCCCGGGCACGTCGACTTCTCCTACGAGGTGTCGCGGGCCATGAACGCGTGCGAGGGCGCGATCCTGCTCGTCGACGCGGCCCAGGGCATGGAGGCGCAGACGATCGCCAACCTCTACCTGGCGATCGACGCGGGGCTGGAGGTCATCCCCGTCCTCAACAAGATCGACCTGCCCGCTGCCCGGCCCGAGGAAGTGGCCAAGGAGATCTGTGCGCTGCTCGGCGGGGAGCCCGAGGACATCCTCAAGGTCTCGGCGAAGACCGGCATCGGTGTGCCCGAGGTGCTCGAGCAGGTCGTCGACCGCGTGCCCCCGCCCAGCGGCGACCCCGAGGCCCCCACCCAGGCGCTGATCTTCGACTCGATCTTCGACGCCTACCGCGGCGTGATCGTCTACGCCCGTGTCGTCCAGGGCCGCATGCACCCCGGCGAGAAGATCCGGATGATGGCCACCGAGTTCGAGGGGGTCATCGACGAGCTCGGCGTCACCTCCCCGGAGGCCATCCCGATCAACGAGCTCGGCCCGGGCGAGGTCGGCTACCTCACCGCGGCCATCAAGGGAGTGGGCGAGGCGAAGGTCGGTGACACCATCACCCTCGCGGGCAAGCACGCCGCCCCCTCGCCGCTGCCCGGCTACCGCGAGCCGACGCCGATGGTGTTCTCGGGGCTCTACCCGGTGGACTCCGCGGACTTCCCGGACCTCCGCGATGCGCTGGACAAGCTGCAGCTCAACGACGCCTCGTTCAACTTCGAGCCCGAGACCTCCGTGGCCCTCGGCTTCGGCTTCCGCGCCGGGTTCCTCGGGCTGCTCCACATGGAGATCATCTCCGAGCGCCTCGACCGCGAGTTCAACATCCCGCTGGTCACCACCGCCCCCAACGTCGCCTACACGGTGACGCTCAACAGCGGTGAGGTCCTGAAGGTCTCCAACCCGGCGGACCTGCCGGACCCCAACCAGATCGACCACATCGAAGAACCGATGGTCGACGCGATGATCTACCTGCCCAGTGAGTACGTGGGCGCGGTCATGCAGCTGTGCGAGAAGCGTCGCGGGACCATGCTGAAGATGGACTACCTCACCGAGGAACGCGTCGAGCTGCGCTACCGCCTGCCGCTGGCCGAGATCGTCTTCGACTTCTTCGATCGCCTGAAGTCCTCCACGCGCGGCTACGCCTCCCTGGACTACGAACCCGCCGACATGCAGGTCGCCAACCTGGTCAAGGTCGACGTGCTGCTCAACGGTGAACCCGTCGACGCGTTCTCCTCCATCGTGCACCGCGACAAGGCCTACGAGTACGGCAAGGCCATGGTCAGCAAGCTCAAGGAGCTGATCCCTCGCCAGATGTTCGACGTGCCGATCCAGGCCGCCATCGGGTCCAAGATCATCTCCCGCGAGACCGTGAAGGCCCGCCGCAAGGACGTGCTGGCCAAGTGTTACGGCGGCGACATCTCCCGCAAGCGCAAGCTGCTGGAGAAGCAGAAGGAGGGCAAGAAGAAGATGAAGGCCGTCGGGATGGTCGAGATCCCGCAGGAAGCCTTCGTCGCAGCCCTCTCCCTGGGCGGGGACTAG